From a single Clostridia bacterium genomic region:
- a CDS encoding Gfo/Idh/MocA family oxidoreductase, which yields MQKIKIGQIGIGHNHGEGKMLAVRKFPELFEVVGYAEENEEWIEKRGNLDCYKDLPRLSVDELIKKCGAILVECDVWNLTKVAQKCVNAGKHVHIDKPASGTLAEFENLLNAAKDKKLTVQMGYMYRYNFAVQKLMQMIKNGDLGEIYQIDAEMSTYHSKAYREWLQQFKGGSMYIFGSHLIDLVVSILGEPEKVYPFIKQTGFEDVHTDDNCFAVLEYEKAIARITNLSVEVNGWGMRRFAVMGSKGTVEIKPIELDVKMTKSTTDIAQNAYRNMQETVNVQDVPTLSRYDEMMKDFYLSVMGEKENPYSYAHEFVVQKTLLRVVGER from the coding sequence ATGCAGAAAATCAAAATCGGTCAGATTGGTATCGGGCATAACCACGGGGAAGGTAAAATGCTTGCGGTGCGTAAATTCCCTGAGCTGTTTGAAGTGGTTGGATATGCGGAGGAAAACGAAGAATGGATTGAAAAACGCGGAAATCTTGATTGCTATAAGGACTTGCCACGTCTTTCGGTGGACGAGCTAATTAAAAAGTGTGGTGCGATTTTGGTGGAGTGTGACGTGTGGAATTTAACCAAGGTTGCACAAAAATGCGTGAATGCAGGCAAGCATGTGCATATTGACAAGCCTGCAAGCGGTACACTTGCTGAATTCGAAAATCTTTTAAATGCAGCGAAAGACAAAAAACTTACGGTGCAGATGGGATATATGTATCGCTATAATTTCGCAGTACAGAAGCTGATGCAAATGATAAAAAACGGAGATTTAGGCGAAATTTATCAGATTGATGCGGAAATGAGTACCTACCATTCCAAAGCATACAGAGAGTGGCTTCAACAGTTTAAGGGCGGGTCTATGTATATTTTCGGGTCGCACCTGATTGATTTGGTGGTCAGCATTTTAGGCGAGCCGGAAAAGGTGTACCCTTTTATCAAGCAAACAGGATTTGAAGATGTGCATACAGATGACAATTGCTTTGCGGTTTTAGAATACGAAAAGGCAATTGCAAGAATTACCAATCTTTCGGTGGAAGTAAATGGTTGGGGGATGCGTCGTTTTGCGGTTATGGGAAGTAAGGGAACAGTTGAAATCAAACCGATTGAACTTGATGTAAAAATGACAAAATCCACAACGGATATTGCGCAAAACGCCTACAGAAATATGCAGGAAACAGTGAATGTGCAGGATGTGCCGACCCTTTCGAGATATGACGAAATGATGAAAGATTTTTACCTGTCGGTAATGGGTGAAAAAGAAAATCCGTATTCGTATGCGCATGAATTTGTAGTACAGAAAACACTTTTAAGAGTGGTAGGTGAACGTTGA
- a CDS encoding amidohydrolase family protein has translation MTEILIKNGKVWDGKHFWFADVLTKNGKVNRIAESIDEKAEFMYDARGKIVSAGLVDAHVHMRGISCDKFGVHPELSTIPFGVTAAADAGGGKGDKEMLESFLLKNTVFVGVSFRENKACFDHTEQLLEKYGDKAIGVKVYFDTLISDIKDIKPLCEAVEYAQSKKLKVMVHSSNSPVPMSDLLECLRKGDILTHSYHGGKNNVLEDGFLCIENAKKRGVFIDAGLAGHVHTDFKIFKEAISNGALPDIISTDITRLSAYVRGGRYGMTLCMSIAKHLGMCEEDILRAVTSTPAKALGKEQEWGYLEVGRNADIVVLDHTNDGFDLTDKAGCRITCDKGYSCVLTIVNGEVVYKR, from the coding sequence ATGACTGAAATTTTAATAAAAAACGGAAAGGTTTGGGATGGCAAACACTTTTGGTTTGCGGATGTTTTAACTAAGAATGGCAAGGTGAATCGAATTGCAGAATCCATAGACGAAAAAGCTGAATTTATGTATGATGCAAGGGGAAAAATCGTCTCTGCCGGGCTTGTGGATGCACATGTGCACATGCGTGGAATTTCCTGTGATAAGTTTGGTGTACATCCGGAGCTTAGCACAATTCCTTTTGGTGTAACTGCGGCGGCAGATGCAGGTGGCGGAAAAGGGGATAAGGAAATGCTTGAATCCTTTTTGTTGAAAAATACTGTCTTTGTCGGTGTCAGCTTTCGGGAAAATAAAGCGTGTTTTGACCATACGGAGCAATTACTCGAAAAGTATGGCGACAAGGCGATAGGTGTTAAGGTGTATTTCGACACACTAATTTCTGATATAAAAGATATAAAACCTTTGTGTGAGGCGGTAGAGTATGCACAAAGCAAGAAGCTTAAGGTTATGGTTCATTCATCAAATTCTCCCGTTCCCATGTCAGATCTTTTAGAATGCTTAAGAAAAGGGGATATCCTGACCCACTCGTATCATGGCGGCAAAAACAATGTCCTTGAAGACGGTTTTTTGTGCATTGAAAATGCTAAAAAAAGAGGCGTTTTCATTGACGCCGGTTTGGCAGGACATGTACATACTGATTTTAAAATCTTTAAAGAAGCCATTTCAAACGGTGCGTTGCCTGATATCATCAGTACCGATATTACAAGACTCAGCGCCTACGTAAGAGGCGGCAGATACGGCATGACTTTATGTATGAGTATTGCAAAGCATCTTGGAATGTGTGAAGAAGACATATTGCGTGCGGTTACTTCCACGCCTGCAAAAGCGCTGGGTAAAGAACAGGAATGGGGTTATTTAGAGGTCGGAAGAAACGCAGATATTGTCGTTCTTGACCATACAAACGACGGTTTTGATCTGACGGATAAAGCGGGTTGCCGTATTACATGTGATAAAGGATACAGTTGTGTTCTGACAATTGTTAACGGAGAAGTGGTATATAAGCGGTAA
- a CDS encoding NAD(P)H-quinone oxidoreductase codes for MKAMLVDENKNLVWSEVKKPVIKADEVLVKICAAALNRADLLQRQGKYPSPPGCPEWMGLEIAGVIAEKGSSVEKWEVGDKVCALLGGGGYAEYVAVKYDMLMPVPQGLTLEEASALPEAYATSYLNLFLEGHLEKGQTAFIPAGASGLASVAIPMAKAFGARVITSVLSDEIAVKIKDLGADVIINSTTQRVEDVLKAEEENGTAVNVSMDCLSGETLGKSLPFMARGGYWVVISTLAGVETTVQLRPLLTKGLHLVGSMLRNRTPEFKAFILSELVENVWPKIESGEITPSIYKILPIEQAEEAHAILERNENIGKVVLKVCEN; via the coding sequence ATGAAAGCAATGCTTGTGGATGAAAATAAAAATCTTGTTTGGAGTGAGGTGAAAAAGCCTGTTATTAAAGCAGACGAGGTGTTGGTTAAAATCTGCGCGGCAGCACTAAACCGTGCCGATCTTCTGCAGCGGCAGGGAAAATATCCGTCACCTCCGGGATGTCCTGAGTGGATGGGTCTGGAAATTGCAGGCGTTATTGCGGAAAAGGGCAGCTCTGTGGAAAAATGGGAAGTTGGCGATAAGGTTTGCGCCCTTTTGGGCGGTGGCGGATATGCAGAATATGTGGCTGTTAAATACGATATGCTGATGCCTGTCCCACAAGGTCTTACGTTAGAAGAAGCCTCCGCACTTCCCGAAGCATATGCCACATCCTACCTGAATTTGTTTTTGGAAGGACATTTAGAAAAAGGGCAGACTGCATTTATCCCTGCAGGTGCATCCGGATTGGCATCGGTGGCAATTCCCATGGCAAAAGCCTTTGGTGCAAGAGTCATTACATCGGTTTTGTCGGATGAAATTGCGGTCAAAATCAAAGACTTGGGTGCAGATGTTATTATCAATTCCACTACGCAAAGGGTGGAAGATGTTCTGAAAGCTGAAGAAGAAAACGGAACAGCAGTAAATGTTTCCATGGACTGCTTAAGCGGTGAAACGTTAGGAAAAAGCCTGCCCTTTATGGCAAGAGGCGGTTACTGGGTTGTGATTTCAACGCTTGCAGGGGTTGAAACAACCGTTCAGCTTCGTCCGCTCCTTACAAAGGGGTTGCACCTGGTAGGCAGTATGCTTCGGAACAGAACGCCCGAATTCAAGGCATTCATTTTATCCGAACTGGTGGAAAATGTGTGGCCGAAAATTGAAAGCGGTGAAATAACACCTTCCATCTACAAAATTTTGCCTATAGAGCAGGCAGAAGAGGCACACGCGATATTAGAGAGAAACGAAAACATCGGCAAGGTTGTTTTAAAAGTATGTGAAAATTAA
- a CDS encoding NAD-dependent epimerase/dehydratase family protein, with product MKRKVLVLGSTGAMGQYIVPYLADMGYQVTAVSLDDEVPYNEQVTCIKGNAKDMEFLKGLLSQNFDGVVDFMIYHKRDFIHYYKLFLENTKHYIFLSSCRVYANEEIPVKETSPRLLDVSTDEKLLASNDYCIHKAKAENLLFLSGYDNWTIVRPATTFSKMRYQLVTLEAHDTVGRAVKGKKVVLPLQAKDKPATLCWAGDVSMMIAKLLFNEKAKKEVYNVCSSEHRTWEEIAGYYKEIAGLEAVWVDKEDYLKILNPDMGLNTRWQLEYARMFDRITDNSKVLEVTGMKQEELTPLYDALKMMIEAVPEGYEFPDTDLSKRMDEYIKDNNLN from the coding sequence GTGAAAAGAAAAGTATTGGTTTTAGGATCTACGGGTGCGATGGGACAGTATATCGTGCCGTATTTGGCAGACATGGGGTATCAGGTAACAGCTGTGTCACTGGACGATGAAGTACCTTATAACGAGCAGGTGACCTGCATTAAAGGCAACGCCAAGGATATGGAATTTTTGAAGGGTTTACTCTCTCAGAATTTTGACGGTGTTGTTGACTTTATGATTTATCACAAGCGGGATTTCATTCACTACTACAAGCTGTTTTTGGAAAATACAAAGCACTATATTTTCTTGTCTTCCTGCCGTGTATATGCAAACGAAGAAATTCCCGTAAAAGAAACATCTCCAAGACTTTTGGATGTTTCAACCGACGAAAAGCTTCTGGCATCTAATGATTATTGCATACACAAAGCCAAAGCAGAAAATCTCTTGTTTTTATCCGGCTATGATAACTGGACAATTGTTCGCCCTGCCACAACCTTTTCAAAAATGCGGTATCAGCTGGTAACATTAGAGGCACATGACACGGTCGGCCGTGCGGTAAAGGGTAAAAAAGTGGTTTTGCCTTTGCAGGCAAAGGACAAACCTGCAACACTGTGTTGGGCAGGAGATGTGTCCATGATGATTGCAAAGCTTTTGTTTAATGAAAAGGCAAAAAAAGAAGTGTATAATGTATGTTCGTCCGAACACAGAACCTGGGAGGAGATTGCCGGCTATTATAAAGAAATTGCAGGCCTTGAAGCGGTTTGGGTGGATAAAGAAGATTATTTGAAAATTTTAAATCCCGATATGGGATTAAATACCCGCTGGCAGTTGGAATACGCAAGAATGTTTGACAGAATCACCGATAATTCCAAGGTTTTAGAGGTAACAGGCATGAAGCAGGAGGAATTGACACCTCTTTATGATGCACTTAAAATGATGATTGAAGCAGTGCCTGAGGGCTACGAATTTCCCGATACCGATTTGAGTAAGCGCATGGACGAATATATAAAAGATAATAATCTGAACTGA
- a CDS encoding helix-turn-helix transcriptional regulator — protein sequence MQLDILSNLVIQKVYSTTTLYSEENRKAKRVNREKWAVIIKYEGETVYTSRGSTYISNANNLIILPKGCSYEWSCKRSGHFSVIEFESEATCDTIFCFPVQNSDKILKLFKELEYKRTLKKPLFEAESIRDTYSIILLLTQALQRKYLPTKKADKLTPALDYMAKNYNLPITNDKLSSLTGLSTVYFRKLFTEVYGISPITYVHKLRIKKAKEMLGSDYGSITNIAEALGYLNIYDFSRAFKKHVGVSPLKYEKNMHKVR from the coding sequence TTGCAATTAGATATTTTATCAAATTTGGTCATCCAAAAGGTATACTCCACTACAACACTCTATAGCGAAGAAAATCGAAAAGCCAAAAGAGTGAACCGCGAGAAATGGGCGGTCATTATAAAATATGAGGGTGAAACCGTATACACATCAAGAGGCAGCACTTATATATCAAACGCAAATAATCTTATAATTCTGCCAAAAGGTTGTTCGTATGAATGGAGCTGCAAACGCTCGGGACATTTTTCGGTTATTGAGTTCGAGAGTGAAGCAACGTGTGATACTATTTTTTGTTTCCCTGTTCAAAACAGTGACAAAATTCTAAAGCTATTTAAGGAGCTTGAATACAAAAGAACCTTAAAAAAGCCCTTGTTTGAGGCAGAAAGCATCCGGGATACCTACTCTATTATCCTTTTACTCACACAAGCTCTGCAAAGGAAATACTTACCCACAAAAAAAGCGGATAAGCTGACCCCTGCCCTGGACTATATGGCTAAAAACTATAATTTACCCATTACAAATGACAAACTTTCCTCCCTCACCGGCCTTTCTACCGTATACTTCAGAAAATTATTTACTGAAGTTTATGGCATATCTCCTATTACATATGTACATAAGCTTCGGATAAAGAAAGCCAAAGAAATGCTTGGAAGCGATTACGGCAGTATAACCAATATCGCTGAGGCATTGGGTTATTTAAACATTTATGATTTTTCAAGGGCTTTTAAAAAACATGTAGGCGTTTCGCCTTTAAAATACGAAAAAAACATGCACAAAGTGCGATAA
- the ispD gene encoding 2-C-methyl-D-erythritol 4-phosphate cytidylyltransferase, which translates to MGKIIQGNFNRTAPGNKTTAIIAAGGKGSRMGLDFNKIFLDVDEKPILAYTLDVFEFADCIDNVILVCSDNDKPLCEEIVSEFGYTKVTRIVKGGETRQESVRNGLAAVPDTTDIVLVHDAARPLVTKEMLKASIDAASKNGAAAVGILPVDTVKRVQGTTVFETIDRNSLVLIQTPQTFRKDLLVQAHETAHQNHQLVTDDCALLELMGHTVTVVPGAKFNIKLTTPEDYAMISAYLTCYRKEDEDD; encoded by the coding sequence ATGGGGAAAATAATTCAAGGCAATTTTAACCGTACTGCACCCGGAAACAAGACCACTGCTATTATTGCCGCAGGCGGCAAAGGCAGTCGGATGGGACTTGACTTTAACAAAATTTTTCTGGATGTGGACGAAAAACCGATTTTAGCCTACACACTAGACGTTTTCGAATTTGCTGATTGCATCGACAACGTCATTTTGGTGTGTAGTGATAATGATAAACCGCTTTGTGAAGAAATTGTAAGCGAGTTCGGCTATACAAAAGTAACCCGAATCGTAAAAGGCGGAGAAACCCGTCAGGAAAGTGTCCGCAACGGTCTTGCCGCTGTTCCCGACACAACCGACATTGTTCTGGTACATGATGCGGCACGTCCTTTAGTTACAAAAGAAATGCTGAAAGCTTCTATTGATGCTGCAAGCAAAAACGGTGCTGCAGCGGTGGGCATCCTGCCTGTTGATACCGTAAAACGTGTTCAGGGCACAACTGTTTTTGAAACCATTGACCGAAACAGCCTTGTGCTGATTCAGACACCCCAGACCTTTCGCAAGGATTTACTGGTTCAGGCACACGAAACCGCACACCAAAATCATCAGCTGGTAACAGATGACTGTGCATTACTTGAACTTATGGGACATACGGTTACCGTCGTGCCCGGTGCCAAATTCAATATAAAACTCACTACGCCGGAGGATTATGCCATGATTTCTGCATATCTTACCTGCTACAGAAAAGAGGATGAAGATGATTAG
- a CDS encoding 2-C-methyl-D-erythritol 2,4-cyclodiphosphate synthase: MIRIGTGYDVHAFAENRDLILGGVKIPYEKGLLGHSDADVLLHAISDALLGACALGDIGKHFPDTDPKYKGADSLMLLKEVNRIIKPYKVSNVDATIVAQAPKLAPHIEQMRQNIADALEVELSAISVKATTTENLGFCGRKEGIEAQAVCILTKLED; encoded by the coding sequence ATGATTAGAATCGGAACCGGCTATGACGTACATGCATTTGCAGAAAACCGCGATTTGATTTTAGGCGGTGTAAAAATCCCGTATGAAAAAGGACTTTTAGGTCATTCGGATGCAGACGTTCTACTGCATGCCATCTCTGATGCGCTGCTCGGTGCATGTGCTTTGGGCGATATCGGAAAGCATTTTCCGGATACCGACCCGAAATACAAGGGTGCGGACAGTTTAATGCTTTTAAAAGAAGTGAACAGAATCATAAAACCTTATAAGGTTTCAAATGTGGACGCAACCATTGTTGCTCAGGCACCAAAGCTTGCGCCCCATATAGAGCAGATGCGTCAAAACATCGCAGATGCACTGGAGGTAGAACTTTCTGCAATCAGCGTGAAAGCAACTACCACCGAAAACTTAGGTTTTTGCGGCCGTAAAGAAGGCATAGAAGCCCAGGCCGTTTGCATACTTACAAAATTGGAGGATTAA
- a CDS encoding proline--tRNA ligase translates to MAQQKKFVEEITSMDVDFAKWYTDIVKKADLVDYAQVRGCMVIRPYGYAIWENIQANLDRMFKETGHENVYMPMFIPESLLQKEKDHVEGFAPEVAWVTHGGSEKLTERLCVRPTSETLFCDHYKDIIHSYRDLPKLYNQWCSVVRWEKTTRPFLRSCEFLWQEGHTAHATAEEAQEETIRMLNIYASFLEEYLAIPVVKGQKTDKEKFAGAKATYTIEALMHSGYALQSGTSHNFGDGFAKAFGIQYTDKDNQLKNVHQTSWGMTTRLIGAIIMVHGDDSGLCLPPKIAPTQLMIIPIAQHKEGVLEKAGELLERLKGSVRVKMDDSDKSPGFKFSEQEMRGIPLRIEIGPKDIENNQCILARRDNGEKMTVSLDELETVVPALLDEIQKNMFEKAKAHRDARTFNATDMETFASQLEAVPGFIKAMWCGDEACELEIKEKTGATSRCIPFEQEKLSDVCVCCGKKASKTVYWGKAY, encoded by the coding sequence ATGGCTCAACAGAAAAAGTTTGTAGAAGAAATCACATCTATGGATGTGGATTTCGCGAAATGGTATACCGATATCGTTAAAAAAGCGGATCTGGTAGACTATGCGCAGGTACGCGGATGCATGGTTATCCGTCCCTACGGTTATGCAATCTGGGAAAATATCCAGGCGAACTTAGACAGAATGTTTAAGGAAACCGGACACGAAAATGTTTACATGCCTATGTTCATCCCTGAAAGCTTATTGCAAAAGGAAAAGGATCATGTTGAAGGCTTTGCACCCGAGGTTGCCTGGGTAACCCATGGCGGCTCGGAGAAGCTTACCGAACGTCTTTGTGTTCGTCCTACATCCGAAACCTTGTTCTGCGACCATTATAAAGATATCATTCACTCCTACAGAGATCTGCCCAAGCTGTACAATCAGTGGTGTTCTGTAGTTCGTTGGGAAAAAACCACCCGCCCGTTCTTGCGTTCCTGCGAATTCTTGTGGCAGGAAGGTCATACAGCCCATGCGACTGCTGAGGAAGCACAGGAAGAAACCATCAGAATGTTAAACATCTACGCTTCTTTCCTGGAAGAATACCTTGCAATCCCGGTTGTAAAGGGTCAGAAAACCGATAAAGAAAAATTTGCCGGTGCAAAAGCAACCTACACCATCGAAGCTTTGATGCACAGCGGTTATGCTCTGCAGTCAGGTACTTCTCATAACTTCGGTGACGGCTTTGCGAAAGCATTTGGCATTCAGTATACCGATAAAGACAACCAGTTAAAGAACGTACACCAGACCTCCTGGGGTATGACCACCCGACTGATTGGCGCCATCATTATGGTACACGGTGACGACAGCGGTCTTTGCCTGCCGCCTAAAATCGCACCTACACAGCTGATGATTATTCCGATTGCACAGCACAAGGAAGGCGTATTAGAAAAAGCAGGCGAGCTTTTAGAGCGTCTAAAAGGCTCTGTACGCGTGAAAATGGATGACAGCGACAAGAGTCCCGGATTCAAATTCTCCGAACAGGAAATGCGTGGTATTCCGCTCAGAATTGAAATCGGTCCCAAGGACATCGAAAACAACCAGTGTATCTTAGCGCGTCGTGACAACGGTGAAAAGATGACCGTTTCCTTAGATGAACTGGAAACAGTTGTGCCTGCACTGTTGGATGAAATCCAGAAAAACATGTTTGAAAAGGCAAAGGCACACAGAGATGCGCGTACCTTCAATGCAACAGATATGGAAACCTTCGCAAGCCAGTTAGAAGCTGTACCCGGCTTTATCAAAGCAATGTGGTGCGGTGACGAAGCCTGCGAACTGGAAATTAAAGAAAAAACCGGTGCAACCTCCCGTTGTATCCCCTTCGAACAGGAAAAACTTTCGGATGTTTGCGTTTGCTGTGGCAAGAAAGCCAGCAAAACGGTTTACTGGGGCAAAGCTTATTAA
- a CDS encoding metallophosphoesterase, translating into MKRILVLSDTHGQIARAERIIEAIKPDAVIHLGDLVRDAQDLSFIYDMPIYMVRGNNDFSMMDAEHVYEIFGLRFFCAHGHTLSKERGIARAKEENCIAYLCGHTHQSCFYEQDGVTVMNPGSVSRPRDGVASFGIFEIENGNLSGCICPAEGY; encoded by the coding sequence ATGAAAAGAATCTTGGTTTTATCCGATACCCACGGGCAAATTGCTCGTGCTGAGCGCATTATTGAAGCGATAAAGCCCGATGCGGTGATACATTTGGGCGACCTGGTGCGCGATGCACAGGATTTATCCTTTATATATGATATGCCCATATACATGGTCCGCGGAAACAACGATTTTTCCATGATGGACGCGGAGCATGTATATGAAATCTTCGGCTTGCGATTTTTCTGCGCACACGGGCACACACTATCAAAAGAACGAGGTATTGCACGTGCTAAAGAGGAAAACTGCATCGCTTACCTTTGCGGACACACACACCAAAGCTGTTTTTATGAGCAGGACGGCGTTACCGTTATGAATCCCGGAAGTGTATCGCGTCCAAGAGACGGTGTTGCATCTTTTGGCATATTTGAAATTGAAAACGGCAATTTATCGGGGTGTATTTGTCCTGCCGAAGGTTATTGA
- a CDS encoding helix-turn-helix transcriptional regulator, with product MASSVRYGPKNSLKVHKLECTYLHFDTIGDTFVTESGRNTVDILFGAEGTVTLEHGGVTDILTPESMLILPIRENCTLRARTEKATVQRICVLPNVLYNIFQNVFETKYILPFTAVSRPHQIFFDDETLKDTSIPETIQRIFAEFRSQDCCFEVSMKIDIYSIFLWIARFWHKQGEMSDQINDISRGALNKLDFVLEYIEQNYNTRLDIAKLAYSVGFSYSYFAKTFKAGTGYKFTEYVNNLRLRRAEQMLFEKPDAPITYIAMECGFNSTSYFIQLFKERNGVTPNEFKRRQGV from the coding sequence ATGGCAAGCTCTGTAAGATATGGTCCGAAAAACAGTTTAAAGGTCCATAAACTAGAATGCACATACCTTCATTTTGATACTATTGGTGATACGTTCGTCACTGAAAGTGGCAGAAACACTGTTGATATTTTGTTTGGCGCAGAAGGAACGGTAACCTTAGAACATGGCGGTGTTACCGATATTTTAACACCCGAAAGTATGCTTATTTTACCCATTCGAGAGAATTGTACCCTACGTGCCCGGACAGAAAAAGCAACCGTACAGAGAATTTGTGTTCTACCCAATGTGCTGTACAACATTTTTCAGAACGTGTTTGAAACCAAATACATTCTCCCCTTTACCGCGGTAAGTAGACCACATCAGATTTTTTTTGACGACGAAACACTAAAGGATACGTCGATTCCCGAAACCATACAACGTATTTTTGCAGAATTTCGTTCACAGGATTGTTGCTTTGAAGTTTCTATGAAAATCGACATATATTCCATTTTTCTGTGGATTGCAAGATTCTGGCATAAGCAAGGCGAGATGAGCGACCAAATCAATGACATCAGTCGCGGTGCTTTAAACAAGTTGGATTTTGTGTTGGAATATATTGAACAGAACTACAATACACGTCTTGACATTGCAAAGCTTGCTTACTCTGTCGGGTTTAGTTACAGCTATTTTGCAAAAACTTTCAAAGCCGGTACCGGGTACAAATTTACAGAGTATGTAAACAATCTGCGACTGCGACGTGCTGAGCAGATGCTGTTTGAAAAGCCGGATGCACCGATTACGTATATCGCCATGGAATGCGGTTTTAATTCTACCAGCTATTTTATTCAGCTTTTTAAAGAAAGAAATGGTGTTACGCCGAACGAATTCAAAAGACGCCAGGGTGTATAA
- a CDS encoding type I 3-dehydroquinate dehydratase: MLKIVTLSESEEDLWECVKTMTVLKKEVKTPISYHVCGKTGVLSRILNPILGGQIAFCVDRYSESSTMEQLDLKTAKTIIDNMKKFM; this comes from the coding sequence ATCCTTAAGATAGTAACTCTTTCCGAATCGGAAGAAGACCTTTGGGAATGCGTAAAAACGATGACGGTGCTTAAAAAAGAAGTCAAAACACCTATAAGCTATCATGTGTGCGGTAAAACGGGTGTTTTGTCCAGAATCTTGAATCCCATTTTGGGTGGACAGATTGCTTTTTGTGTTGACCGCTATTCGGAGAGCAGTACCATGGAGCAACTCGATTTAAAGACTGCCAAGACGATTATAGATAACATGAAAAAATTTATGTGA
- a CDS encoding zinc-binding alcohol dehydrogenase: MQNKQILFTDVHKAEFLQTDLKDTLDPKDVLVRMEYTVVSGGTERANILAMPNTGAGFPKSLGYCGVGYVEAIGEDVKSVAVGDRVLVYHGNHGKYNIRPEADITKVEDDSVSSLEAAFVIIASMGLGGVRKLEMEIGESAMVMGLGLLGIFATQFLRISGVNPLIVADLNPARRDLALKLDADYALDPSDESFVQKVKELTKGKGINGCVEVTGVSKAMHQALECASWMGRISLLGCTRVSDNDVDYYQQVHRPGVKLIGAHNFVRPKVESYPHHWTHQDDCKAILDLISAKRIQVEPIISRVVHPKNAPEIFNELCDNPEFPLGTVFDWRDV, encoded by the coding sequence ATGCAAAACAAACAGATTTTATTTACAGATGTGCATAAGGCCGAATTTTTACAGACCGACCTTAAGGACACATTAGACCCAAAAGATGTGTTGGTTCGTATGGAATACACTGTAGTCAGTGGCGGTACAGAACGGGCAAATATTTTAGCAATGCCAAATACCGGCGCAGGATTTCCGAAAAGCCTTGGATATTGTGGAGTCGGCTATGTAGAGGCAATCGGAGAAGATGTAAAGTCTGTCGCCGTAGGCGACAGAGTACTGGTATACCATGGTAATCACGGGAAATACAATATCCGTCCCGAGGCAGACATTACAAAAGTCGAGGATGATTCTGTTTCCTCTTTAGAGGCGGCTTTTGTCATTATTGCATCCATGGGGCTTGGCGGTGTGCGTAAGCTTGAAATGGAAATCGGTGAGTCGGCAATGGTCATGGGACTTGGGTTGCTTGGCATTTTTGCCACGCAGTTTTTAAGGATTTCGGGTGTAAATCCTTTGATTGTAGCGGATTTAAATCCTGCACGTCGGGATCTTGCCTTAAAGCTTGATGCTGACTATGCTTTAGATCCTTCGGATGAAAGCTTTGTGCAAAAGGTAAAAGAACTGACCAAAGGCAAGGGTATAAACGGTTGTGTAGAGGTTACGGGTGTTTCCAAAGCGATGCATCAGGCATTAGAATGCGCATCCTGGATGGGCAGAATTTCACTTTTGGGATGTACCAGAGTTTCGGATAACGATGTGGATTACTATCAGCAGGTGCATCGCCCGGGTGTAAAGCTTATCGGTGCACACAATTTTGTGCGTCCGAAGGTTGAATCCTATCCGCACCATTGGACGCATCAGGATGATTGTAAAGCAATTTTAGACTTAATTTCCGCAAAACGGATTCAGGTTGAGCCGATTATCTCCAGAGTTGTACACCCCAAAAATGCTCCCGAGATTTTCAACGAGCTTTGTGATAATCCGGAATTTCCTTTAGGTACGGTGTTTGATTGGAGAGATGTGTAA